A genomic region of Branchiostoma lanceolatum isolate klBraLanc5 chromosome 4, klBraLanc5.hap2, whole genome shotgun sequence contains the following coding sequences:
- the LOC136432124 gene encoding uncharacterized protein translates to MKSILDKMQQTESCHIKQEQTPKRLPSREQRSPSTKYERICIFCNKGSKYVKGTNSREALIQCCDMRADTTIRTIATERNDSKILAVVTRELVAAEAYYHRSCYKSYTRASYNLTSQESADDEYTRLEADAYQQLYQYIRSDVIEEERVVRLSDITGLLVENLTSLGIKECKPSTKKHIRRHLEAEFGEMLKFETLLDNTPGVFLIPANLTPMKIAKNLLTVMAEDDGPSKKLANIQQAAIDIRYAIWGKQSTMSWPPHPAELEDSALDIPHELGVFLCTLLTGGKVLSVDECNARVKRLMKSYAQDLMFGATRGQIKPPKHVLLPYAVKTLTNNVELVSMLNRCGHGISYSQLEEINTALCLQKMEQNSEIPLPDNIQPYVSTTLAWDNIDRLEETLSGEGTSHRVNGIAVQARHFGPPVYSEQSPGIPKSKRRSVEPLAVVNLPIYNSGERQGPKTRGYVDVTCQVALENARRRDLLWILVRLHGETRQKVSGWTGYNISVRNETEIIQDTIGYLPTIDAPATNMSTVHEILVRSLKIKDALHLKSIVLVFDQALYAKATEIIWKHPHTFKDIVPRMGMFHTLLTMLSIIGKRFQDAGLRDICIESGVIAEGSVTGVLEGRKYNRAIRFHKLMYEALQRLVWKDFLEWIGQSRVKKEFVKDFFVSLKPLYNDVCQEEQRKVLTSQRFSEFVRLYDEHRDFLRNSKGKLASFWMSYIEMVEIMLNLVRASREGDWELHLSAISQMIPWCFAYDHTNYARYLPAYLFDMSHLNETHPEAFDYLKSGGFSVQIGDQNPFGRIPVDQTCEETVNKDTQTSGGTKGFSLKPGAISKYYLVAEYRSMFLKKLRDMFDVQKAHSDHTDLQNSRITRDEADVMALDIMLERHWINPFSSEHQDLVCLSTGKLATPKIEEDLLNAKAVGEKAYEAFRVQRLEKDSQQIQFHDTMKKSKLKTFSELNKKVKVRDKTAKEIILKADMALFGQMIIIAESRKLHLRDVLCHPLGPLPWSLATTDGSLRKTVKSTLAKELQKNVPAADNIPHPSACIVDGMALVQRLKADQKTFSEVADSLLNMILHEGSHSSRIDVVFDVYQENSIKSAERERRGSECGTEFRHIQPEHKVLQWKKFVLNPKNKTSLTRFLTNEWKQDKYRRKLKDKVLFIACDEGCHKISTERTHVVRDLNSNQEEADTRIMLHVAHAARSGYETVIVSSEDTDVFLLCLAFEHTLPTSIFFKCGTQTRIRYVSISSAARVIGQDLCSSLLGMHAFTGCDTVSAFSGRGKLGALRLVKQNRDFQEMFKLVGTEWELSDELFKKLQNFTCHMYTSRPGTSDVNEIRYRLFCAKRGSIDSIQLPPCADCLYKHAQRANYVAAVWRRSLECRPVIPSPIGFGWCQDGAKLAVDWMDGDPAPSAVLELLSCSCSKACKLPKCSCLKNGLKCTDMCKLPDCDNRPNDSQDATEDSDDDEDE, encoded by the coding sequence ATGAAAAGCATACTAGATAAAATGCAGCAAACAGAAAGTTGTCATATCAAACAGGAGCAGACGCCCAAGCGGCTTCCAAGTAGAGAACAACGCAGCCCGAGTACAAAGTACGAACGCATTTGTATTTTCTGCAACAAGGGAAGCAAATATGTGAAAGGCACAAATAGTCGGGAGGCGTTAATACAGTGTTGCGACATGCGGGCGGATACCACCATCAGAACGATAGCTACGGAAAGAAATGACAGCAAGATTCTTGCAGTTGTTACACGTGAATTAGTGGCGGCAGAAGCGTATTATCATAGGAGTTGTTATAAGAGTTACACTCGAGCAAGCTACAACCTGACGTCTCAAGAATCTGCAGATGATGAATATACCCGTCTTGAGGCCGACGCTTACCAGCAGCTTTATCAATACATCAGATCAGATGTGATCGAAGAGGAGAGAGTTGTCCGATTGTCAGATATAACAGGGTTACTTGTAGAGAATCTCACTTCTCTAGGGATCAAGGAGTGTaaaccttccacgaaaaaacaCATCAGAAGACATCTGGAGGCAGAGTTTGGTGAGATGCTGAAGTTTGAAACGTTGCTCGACAATACGCCTGGAGTGTTTCTCATTCCCGCCAATCTGACACCCATGAAAATAGCCAAGAATCTACTCACAGTGATGGCAGAAGACGATGGTCCATCAAAAAAATTGGCTAACATTCAGCAAGCTGCGATAGATATTCGCTACGCTATTTGGGGCAAACAAAGCACTATGTCGTGGCCGCCACACCCTGCAGAGCTCGAAGACAGTGCGCTGGATATTCCCCATGAGCTGGGTGTGTTTTTGTGTACCCTGTTGACTGGTGGCAAAGTGTTGTCAGTGGATGAATGTAATGCACGAGTTAAGCGATTGATGAAGTCCTACGCCCAAGATCTCATGTTTGGAGCAACCCGAGGACAGATCAAGCCACCTAAGCACGTCCTTCTTCCATATGCAGTGAAGACTCTCACAAACAACGTCGAACTTGTATCTATGCTCAATCGCTGTGGTCATGGCATCTCGTATTCGCAGCTTGAGGAAATCAACACTGCTCTCTGTCTGCAGAAAATGGAACAGAACAGCGAAATCCCATTGCCAGACAACATACAGCCTTATGTTAGTACAACATTGGCATGGGACAATATTGACAGACTTGAAGAGACCCTATCAGGAGAAGGTACCTCTCATCGGGTAAATGGAATAGCAGTCCAGGCTAGACATTTTGGACCCCCTGTCTACAGCGAGCAATCACCGGGAATACCTAAAAGTAAGAGAAGAAGTGTTGAGCCACTAGCTGTTGTCAATCTACCAATTTATAACTCAGGAGAGCGTCAAGGCCCAAAGACAAGAGGGTATGTAGATGTCACCTGTCAAGTTGCATTAGAGAACGCGAGAAGAAGAGACCTACTGTGGATTTTGGTGCGCCTACATGGGGAGACCAGGCAGAAAGTTAGCGGATGGACTGGCTACAACATTTCAGTGCGTAATGAGACTGAGATAATCCAAGACACCATAGGATATCTCCCCACAATTGATGCACCCGCTACTAACATGTCAACTGTCCATGAGATTTTGGTCAGATCACTGAAGATCAAAGACGCACTACACTTGAAGAGCATAGTGCTGGTGTTCGACCAGGCACTATATGCAAAGGCTACAGAGATTATATGGAAGCACCCTCATACATTTAAGGACATTGTTCCAAGAATGGGCATGTTTCATACACTCCTCACTATGCTGTCCATCATTGGAAAGAGATTCCAAGATGCTGGTTTGAGGGATATCTGCATTGAGTCCGGAGTAATCGCAGAGGGGTCAGTGACTGGTGTGCTCGAGGGACGCAAATACAACCGTGCGATTCGCTTCCATAAATTGATGTATGAAGCTCTCCAACGACTGGTTTGGAAAGATTTCCTGGAGTGGATAGGGCAGTCCCGAGTGAAGAAAGAATTCGTCAAAGATTTCTTTGTCAGTTTGAAACCCCTCTACAATGATGTCTGTCAGGAAGAGCAGAGGAAGGTATTGACAAGCCAGCGGTTCTCCGAGTTTGTCAGACTCTATGATGAACACCGGGACTTTCTTCGCAACAGCAAAGGGAAGCTAGCAAGCTTTTGGATGTCGTACATTGAGATGGTGGAGATCATGCTCAACTTGGTGAGGGCATCAAGAGAAGGAGACTGGGAGTTACACCTCTCAGCCATATCACAGATGATTCCATGGTGTTTTGCTTATGACCACACGAACTATGCACGGTACTTACCTGCCTACTTATTTGACATGTCTCATCTTAACGAAACCCATCCTGAAGCCTTCGATTATCTGAAATCTGGCGGTTTCTCAGTGCAGATCGGTGACCAAAATCCATTTGGCAGAATACCAGTGGACCAAACATGCGAGGAAACGGTCAACAAAGACACGCAAACGTCAGGGGGCACTAAAGGCTTCAGTCTCAAGCCTGGAGCGATCAGCAAGTATTATCTTGTCGCTGAATACCGAAGCATGTTTCTGAAGAAGTTGCGTGATATGTTCGATGTACAGAAGGCTCATTCTGATCATACAGACCTTCAGAATAGCAGGATTACAAGGGACGAAGCTGATGTGATGGCACTTGATATTATGCTAGAACGTCACTGGATAAATCCATTCAGCAGCGAACATCAAGACTTGGTTTGTCTGTCAACTGGGAAGCTTGCCACCCCGAAGATAGAAGAGGACCTGCTAAACGCGAAGGCTGTTGGGGAAAAGGCATATGAAGCATTCCGTGTGCAGCGCCTCGAGAAAGACTCACAGCAGATCCAGTTTCATGACACAATGAAGAAGTCGAAGTTGAAAACATTCTCAGAGCTCAACAAGAAGGTGAAGGTCAGGGATAAAACGGCAAAGGAGATCATCCTTAAAGCTGACATGGCTCTATTCGGTCAGATGATAAtcatagcagaaagcaggaagCTCCATCTGAGAGATGTACTTTGCCATCCACTAGGACCTCTTCCGTGGTCGTTGGCTACAACAGACGGATCATTACGGAAAACTGTGAAGTCTACCCTAGCAAAGGAACTACAGAAGAATGTACCGGCTGCAGATAATATTCCCCATCCATCTGCATGCATCGTTGATGGCATGGCTCTAGTGCAAAGACTGAAGGCTgatcaaaagacgttttcagaagTTGCTGATTCCCTGCTCAACATGATTTTACACGAAGGATCACACTCAAGCAGAATAGATGTTGTGTTCGATGTGTATCAAGAGAACTCCATAAAGTCTGCAGAACGAGAACGTCGAGGGTCGGAATGCGGGACTGAATTCAGACATATTCAGCCTGAACAcaaagtactgcagtggaaaaaGTTTGTACTGAACCCGAAGAATAAAACATCACTCACAAGATTTCTGACAAATGAATGGAAGCAAGACAAGTACCGAAGGAAGCTAAAAGACAAGGTACTTTTCATAGCTTGTGATGAAGGTTGCCACAAGATTTCCACCGAGAGGACCCATGTTGTTCGAGACTTGAACTCAAACCAGGAAGAAGCTGACACAAGAATTATGCTTCATGTCGCCCATGCAGCCAGGTCAGGCTACGAAACGGTGATTGTATCATCGGAAGATACAGATGTTTTCCTGCTCTGCTTGGCATTCGAGCACACACTTCCAACATCAATCTTTTTCAAGTGTGGGACGCAGACACGAATAAGATACGTTAGTATCTCAAGTGCAGCTCGGGTCATAGGACAAGACCTTTGCAGCAGCCTTCTTGGCATGCATGCCTTCACCGGATGCGACACTGTAAGTGCTTTTTCTGGACGGGGGAAGTTGGGAGCACTTCGGCTTGTAAAGCAAAACAGAGACTTCCAGGAAATGTTCAAGTTAGTAGGAACGGAATGGGAGCTCTCTGACGAACTTTTCAAGAAACTGCAGAATTTCACCTGCCACATGTACACTTCCCGACCAGGGACAAGTGATGTCAATGAGATCAGATACAGGTTGTTCTGTGCAAAGAGAGGCAGCATTGATTCCATCCAACTCCCACCTTGTGCTGATTGTTTGTACAAACATGCACAGAGAGCAAACTATGTGGCAGCAGTGTGGAGGAGAAGCCTTGAGTGCCGCCCTGTCATCCCAAGCCCAATCGGATTTGGCTGGTGCCAGGACGGAGCAAAGTTGGCAGTTGACTGGATGGATGGTGACCCGGCACCTTCAGCTGTGTTAGAACTGCTGTCTTGTTCATGTTCAAAAGCCTGCAAGCTTCCCAAGTGCAGCTGCCTGAAGAACGGCTTGAAGTGTACAGACATGTGCAAGCTGCCAGACTGTGACAATAGACCGAATGATAGCCAAGATGCCACTGAggatagtgatgatgatgaagatgaatag